One window from the genome of Cervus elaphus chromosome 8, mCerEla1.1, whole genome shotgun sequence encodes:
- the LOC122698756 gene encoding uncharacterized protein FLJ30774-like, whose translation MGSAERDLGRGSALAAGADWRAANLPAALQGGARRAIFRGLYKGVEAAAQRPGSVSARDGEGRGDTRAGSRDAEAAGFGPHAGLRPSLWCQMEPRAAGAGAPQKGEGRISPFWRGRGRSGATRVQRRSAGGGSATQWNRTKGSGAQTAARGPPRARPRPQPAGAPARAAAPPPPAQPQRWGPGEGRSPS comes from the exons ATGGGGAGCGCGGAGCGGGACCTGGGGCGGGGCTCGGCCCTGGCGGCGGGCGCCGATTGGCGAGCTGCGAATCTCCCCGCTGCCTTACAAGGCGGTGCGAGGCGAGCTATTTTTAGAGGGCTATATAAGGGGGTTGAGGCGGCCGCACAGCGGCCCGGTAGCGTGAGCGCGAGGGACGGGGAGGGTCGCGGCGACACTCGCGCCGGCTCCCGGGACGCCGAGGCGGCTGGGTTCGGGCCGCACGCCGGCCTTCGACCTTCGCTTTGGTGCCAGATGGAGCCCCGGGCGGCCGGAGCCGGCGCCCCTCAGAAGGGAGAGGGTCGCATATCGCCATTCTGGCGTGGACGCGGCCGGTCAGGAG CTACCAGGGTGCAGAGAAGAAGCGCCGGAGGAGGAAGTGCCACACAATGGAACAGAACAAAGGGGAGCGGCGCGCAGACAGCGGCCCGGGGCCCGCCCCgcgccaggccccgcccccagcccgccgGCGCCCCGGCGCGCGCCGCcgcgcccccaccccctgcccagccccaaCGCTGGGGACCCGGCGAGGGTCGGAGTCCCAGTTAG